In the genome of Metabacillus litoralis, the window TTGCTGAAGTGTTAAAATCAAAAACACCTAAACTAACACGGTGCAAGTTTAGCTGTTCAAATGCAATTTTCACTATTTCAGTCATCATTAGATACCCAATTCCCTTACCTCGAACACCTTGATCCCCAACCAACACTTTTCCAACTCTTGCTGATTTATGCTCACGATCAATATTCGCTAGAGATATATGCCCAATAACGTGTCCAGTTTTTTGAAGAACAACACTATAAACATAAGCATCAGACACATCAGTATTTGCCTTTTCTATATATCGTTCAATTTGTTCTTTGGTTAACGGAAAAGTAAAAGCAGGCCCAGCCCATTGAAGCAAAAACTCAGGTGTAGAAATCCAACTAATTAATTTTTGGATATGATCATGCTTAAAATACTGTAACTCTATCATAAAAAGACTCCTATAAGATATTTTTGTATTAAATGTAAAACGAAAGTGAAGTTTAGGCAATAAATAAAAAAGACATAATGCTGTTAACACTATGTCTAAAATCTTATTTCTTAAAAAATGCTTTGCCTGCTAGTTTTTCAAAAAGTCTCGGCATTACCTGGTAAAGGGTGCTTCCCGCATTCATCCAAGCCGGTAAATTAATTTCGCGTCTTGGAGTCAGCATAGAAGCCACAATGATTCGAGCAACCTTGTTTGGATCGAGCATCCAACGTTCAACATTTTTCACATAGTCCCCTTGTTTATCAGCAATTGTGAAAAAATTTGTTTTAATCGGTCCAGGATTTACAGAGGTAACAAAAATCCCATGCTGCTTAACTTCCATTCTTAAACTGTTAGTAAAACCTAAAACGGCATGTTTACTAGCTGAGTATAAACTTGATTTTGGTGTTGCAATTTTCCCCGCCTGTGAAGCAATATTGATAATATGTCCCTGTCTTCTCTTCATCATCGCTGGCAAAACCATCTTTGTGCTGGCAACTAGACCAAAGACATTGACCTCAAACATACTTTTCATTTCATCTAATGAGGAATGAAGCACTTCATTAAAAATACCGAATCCGGCATTATTAACAAGAATATCAATCGAACCCACATCGCGTTCGATCATTGAAAAAACAGTTTGAATTGATTGAAGGTCCTGAACATCTAGTGAATAATAGTGACATGAAACACCGTAATTATGCTTAATACGCTCAGAAAGCTTTGCTAAAACTTCTTCTCTTCTAGCAAGCAAAACAAGATGAGCACCATTTTTCGCACATTCGATCGCAATTTTTTCACCAATTCCACTAGAAGCACCGGTAATAGCCACATAGCACCCCTGTATACGAGAATTCATCTGATCACCTCTTTTTCTCTACAGCATAATAAAGAGCTGGAGTGTTTGTTTCATCAATTTTAATTTGACCGTTGTCCTCAAGGTAGTCAAGCTGTCCAACAGTCTCTGACATAGTCAGCATAAGCTGCTTGTGATATATAGTAGGAAAAAGTGCTTTGCACACTTCAAATGCGGTTAGAGACTTTTTCTGCAAGAACCCTTTAACAAGCTCCGCCCTCTCAGCTTGTTTTTTCAAACGATAGGCAATAAGCTCATGAGCATTCTCAATATTTTCCCCATGTCCTGGATAAACAATAGATAGCGACAAATCAAGCAATTTAGAAATTGAGTTGTTTAGCTGCAGCTGAGGCTTTGGTCTGTCGATAGCTCCGTCAATCATTGGGGGCTCTAGTAAAGGATTTGGAGAGATGTCCTTTAACAGTAAATCTCCCCCAACTAGTATACCTGTCTTTTCTTCATATAAGACGATGTGACTCTGGGCATGACCCGGGGTTTCCATAACTATCCATCCAGGGAGTCCAGCAATCTCCATTCCTTCTACCAGCTCATGATGTAACGTTCGATTACACGAATATTCTAAGGTGTCGTTCAATTTTTGTATAGAAGGTAAGAAATTTTCATCTAATCCAAAGGTGAGAAAAAGTTGTTCAAAATACCGTGCTTGAGCTTGCAGAA includes:
- a CDS encoding MBL fold metallo-hydrolase; amino-acid sequence: MNQTTQAKQILKIILPTPFPVGDVNVYLIKGERVTLVDAGPKTEEAWLSFQHQLKEYGYTPDDIEQIIITHHHPDHVGMLDYFDHNIPVFGHPFNKPWLKKDEGFLQAQARYFEQLFLTFGLDENFLPSIQKLNDTLEYSCNRTLHHELVEGMEIAGLPGWIVMETPGHAQSHIVLYEEKTGILVGGDLLLKDISPNPLLEPPMIDGAIDRPKPQLQLNNSISKLLDLSLSIVYPGHGENIENAHELIAYRLKKQAERAELVKGFLQKKSLTAFEVCKALFPTIYHKQLMLTMSETVGQLDYLEDNGQIKIDETNTPALYYAVEKKR
- a CDS encoding SDR family NAD(P)-dependent oxidoreductase — translated: MNSRIQGCYVAITGASSGIGEKIAIECAKNGAHLVLLARREEVLAKLSERIKHNYGVSCHYYSLDVQDLQSIQTVFSMIERDVGSIDILVNNAGFGIFNEVLHSSLDEMKSMFEVNVFGLVASTKMVLPAMMKRRQGHIINIASQAGKIATPKSSLYSASKHAVLGFTNSLRMEVKQHGIFVTSVNPGPIKTNFFTIADKQGDYVKNVERWMLDPNKVARIIVASMLTPRREINLPAWMNAGSTLYQVMPRLFEKLAGKAFFKK